A single region of the Triticum dicoccoides isolate Atlit2015 ecotype Zavitan chromosome 2B, WEW_v2.0, whole genome shotgun sequence genome encodes:
- the LOC119366459 gene encoding SART-1 family protein DOT2 codes for MGEADDARDAVVEEMDVDGGDRHRGKDKERRDRHRREEKDHHGSGRRDKEKEKDKDERRRDKDDTKHRDRERERERDRDRDRDSSKHRDRDSERDRGRDRDRGKDRERDTEREREREKERRDRDKDRSRNRDKNKDKEDREREKSRGKDRGEDADLPKGDEGDQKKEGDLPGEPDQASTSALRDRIARAKEERLKDKKEGGILDDKDDASEILSWVGKSRKLDEKRQAEKEKALRLARVFEEQDDMLAENSDDDYDEADKLGGDHLSGVKVLHGLDKVIEGGAVVMTLKDQSILADGDINEEADMLENIEIGEQKQRNEAYRAAHKKGTYDDKFNDDPMSKKPMLSQYDDPMEDEGVTLDEGGRFTGEAEKKLEELRKRIEGGSVLKKTEDLTSAAKMASDYYTADEMLQFKKPKKKKSHRKKEKLDLDALEAEAIASGLGAADLGSRNNGKRQSAREVEQKADAEKRSNAYQVAISKAEEASKALRQEKMPGKPADEEELVFGDDYEDLQKSLEQARKLSLRKQEEAAGSGPLSVAEMAAANKGQGDADAAEGDAQQNKVVITEMEEFVWGLQLNEETRKPEAEDVFMDEDDDDMPSGITAKDDTSRLGVIKEEAVIEDPKKDVEEQEVTPDEVVHEAAVGKGLGGALKFLKERGTLNEGTNWGGRTTDKKKSKLVGIEEEAEDGKKEIRIERMDEFGRVMTPKEAFRDLSHKFHGKGPGKMKLEKRQKKYQDDMKAKQMKSSDTPLMSAEKMRDAQARGQTPYLVLSGNAKSGPTGDASGFASVEKAHPGSLTPMLGDKKVEHFLGIKRSAQFGGMPPLPPKKPKN; via the exons ATGGGGGAGGCTGACGATGCTAGGGATGCGGTGGTGGAAGAGATGGATGTCGATGGTGGCGACAGGCACCGTGGcaaggacaaggaaaggagggatagACACAGGAGGGAGGAGAAGGATCACCATGGCAGTGGGAGgagggacaaggagaaggagaaagaTAAGGATGAGAGGAGGAGGGACAAGGATGATACCAAGCATAGggacagggagagggagagggaaagagataGGGACAGAGACAGGGATAGCAGCAAGCACAGGGATAGGGATTCAGAGCGTGACCGTGGCCGTGACCGTGATCGCGGGAAGGATCGGGAAAGGGATACAGAGAGGGAGCgggaaagggagaaggaaaggagggatagGGACAAGGACAGGAGCCGTAACAGAGACAAGAACAAGGACAAGGAGGATAGGGAACGGGAGAAGTCGAGGGGAAAGGACCGTGGAGAAGACGCAGATTTGCCTAAGGGCGATGAGGGAGACCAGAAGAAGGAAGGTGACCTCCCAGGAGAGCCTGACCAGGCCTCCACATCTGCCCTCCGGGACCGCATTGCGAG GGCCAAGGAAGAAAGGTTGAAGGATAAAAAGGAAGGGGGAATTCTGGATGATAAAGATGATGCTTCAGAGATACTATCCTGGGTAGGCAAGAGTCGCAAACTTGACGAGAAAAGACAAGCTGAAAAGGAAAAGGCGTTACGTCTTGCACGAGTATTTGAGGAACAG GATGATATGTTAGCAGAAAATAGTGATGACGACTATGATGAGGCTGATAAACTTGGTGGAG ACCACTTATCTGGAGTGAAGGTTCTTCACGGGCTTGACAAAGTCATAGAAGGTGGAGCAGTTGTCATGACACTCAAAGATCAGAGTATTCTGGCTGATGGGGATATCAATGAAG AGGCTGATATGCTTGAGAACATTGAGATTGGTGAGCAGAAGCAAAGAAACGAAGCTTACAGGGCTGCACATAAGAAAGGAACATATGATGACAA GTTCAATGATGACCCGATGTCAAAGAAACCTATGCTCTCACAGTATGATGACCCAATGGAAGATGAG GGAGTGACACTTGATGAAGGTGGACGCTTCACCGGTGAAGCAGAGAAGAAGTTAGAAGAG CTCCGCAAAAGGATTGAAGGTGGTTCTGTTCTGAAAAAGACAGAAGACCTTACTTCCGCAGCAAAGATGGCATCAGATTACTACACCGCTGACGAAATGCTGCAGTTTAAGAAACCAAAGAAAAAGAAATCCCATAGGAAGAAAGAAAAGCTAGATCTGGATGCACTTGAAGCAGAAGCGATTGCTTCTGGACTGGGAGCAGCTGATCTTGGGTCCAGGAATAATGGTAAACGACAGTCTGCTAGGGAGGTAGAGCAAAAGGCTGATGCTGAAAAGAGAAGCAATGCGTACCAAGTAGCCATTTCAAAGGCTGAAGAGGCATCAAAAGCGTTGCGTCAGGAGAAAATGCCCGGTAAACCGGCTGATGAGGAAGAACTTGTTTTTGGTGACGATTATGAAGATCTGCAAAAATCTCTGGAGCAAGCAAGGAAGCTATCTCTAAGGAAGCAGGAAGAGGCTGCAGGTTCTGGTCCTCTGTCTGTAGCAGAAATGGCTGCTGCAAACAAGGGGCAAGGAGATGCAGATGCTGCAGAGGGAGATGCACAACAGAATAAGGTTGTTATCACTGAGATGGAAGAGTTCGTGTGGGGTCTGCAATTGAATGAAG AAACACGCAAGCCAGAAGCAGAAGATGTGTTTATGGATGAAGACGATGATGATATGCCTTCAGGTATTACAGCAAAAGATGACACAAGCAGATTGGGAGTCATCAAAGAGGAAGCTGTCATTGAAGACCCAAAAAAGGATGTAGAGGAGCAAGAAGTCACACCGGATGAGGTTGTGCATGAAGCTGCAGTTGGCAAGGGTTTGGGTGGAGCTTTGAAGTTTCTAAAGGAGCGAGGGACCCTCAATGAGGGCACAAATTGGGGAGGCAGAACCACGGACAAGAAGAAAAGCAAGCTTGTTGGTATTGAGGAAGAGGCTGAGGACGGAAAAAAAGAAATCCGCATAGAAAGAATGGATGAATTCGGTCGAGTG ATGACACCTAAGGAGGCGTTTAGGGATCTTTCGCACAAATTCCATGGCAAGGGACCAGGTAAAATGAAGCTGGAAAAACGGCAGAAGAAGTACCAGGATGATATGAAAGCTAAGCAAATGAAATCTTCTGACACGCCTTTGATGTCCGCGGAAAAGATGAGAGACGCTCAAGCTCGTGGCCAAACACCATACCTTGTTTTAAGTGGCAATGCAAAATCAGG CCCGACAGGCGACGCTAGTGGCTTTGCCAGCGTGGAGAAGGCGCATCCCGGGAGTCTGACGCCCATGCTCGGCGACAAAAAG GTGGAGCACTTTCTGGGCATCAAACGAAGCGCCCAGTTTGGTGGcatgccgccgctgccgccaaaGAAGCCTAAGAATTGA